A window from Nocardioides mesophilus encodes these proteins:
- a CDS encoding AAA family ATPase translates to MNALTPAEVTRTAGSVLDEVQRAVVGKREQLVLVLAGILAGGHVLIEDLPGLGKTLAARSFAQTLGLRFTRAQFTPDLLPADLTGSFLYDQKTNEFAFRPGPVFTGLLLADEINRTPPKTQAALLEAMQERQVTVEGQTFPLEAPFHVLATANPVEYEGTYPLPEAQLDRFLIRVAFGYPTADQEWGVLSRRLDRRREEQVLDAVTDAAGLLGMQAAVETVTVEESVGRYCVALTSATRAHHQVLMGSSPRGALALMLMARAYAVISGRDYVVPEDVKSVAPAVLGHRVTIKPELWMAEVSGASVVQHVLTQVEAPGARERG, encoded by the coding sequence GGAGCAGCTCGTGCTGGTGCTCGCCGGGATCCTGGCCGGGGGACACGTGCTGATCGAGGACCTCCCCGGGCTCGGCAAGACCCTGGCCGCGCGCTCGTTCGCCCAGACCCTGGGGCTGCGGTTCACCCGCGCCCAGTTCACCCCGGACCTGCTGCCGGCGGACCTGACCGGGTCGTTCCTCTACGACCAGAAGACCAACGAGTTCGCCTTCCGGCCGGGTCCGGTGTTCACCGGCCTGCTGCTCGCCGACGAGATCAACCGGACGCCGCCGAAGACCCAGGCGGCGCTGCTCGAGGCGATGCAGGAGCGGCAGGTCACCGTCGAGGGGCAGACGTTCCCGCTGGAGGCGCCGTTCCACGTCCTGGCGACGGCGAACCCGGTGGAGTACGAAGGCACCTACCCGCTGCCCGAGGCGCAGCTCGACCGGTTCCTGATCCGGGTCGCGTTCGGCTACCCGACCGCGGACCAGGAGTGGGGCGTGCTGTCGCGGCGTCTGGACCGGCGGCGGGAGGAGCAGGTGCTCGACGCGGTCACCGACGCCGCCGGGCTGCTGGGCATGCAGGCGGCCGTGGAGACCGTCACCGTCGAGGAGAGCGTCGGCCGCTACTGCGTGGCGCTGACCTCCGCCACCCGCGCCCACCACCAGGTCCTGATGGGCTCCTCCCCGCGGGGGGCGCTGGCGCTGATGCTGATGGCCCGCGCCTACGCGGTGATCTCGGGCCGGGACTACGTGGTGCCCGAGGACGTGAAGTCCGTGGCACCGGCGGTGCTCGGGCACCGGGTCACGATCAAGCCGGAGCTGTGGATGGCCGAGGTCAGCGGGGCCTCGGTGGTCCAGCACGTGCTGACGCAGGTGGAGGCCCCCGGGGCCCGCGAGCGGGGCTGA
- a CDS encoding DUF58 domain-containing protein codes for MSLQDLQVSAGWRPTAALSRAAVLSAVLAVAAVLLGRPDLLVLGVPFLVHAAVVVVRRPAGSPAVESRLAHTAVREGEATAVSAHLTGCEDAEHALVAVQADAYQATRPGHGVVGAALAADQPEVTLAVPVASQRWGRRTAGEGLVAATGPWAGRRWGPHPLRPMMLTTLPVPGVFDSRAPSPHPIGLVGTHQARRPGQGGELADIRPFQPGDRLRRIHWRQSLRTGSLHVTGTIAEEDSSVLLLVDALTEVGRSGGTSGAASTLDVAVRAAGALAEHYLHQGDRVGMRVLGENERSTVPVSGGRRHLRRILDTLARVVPGQQQRFDAGRLRLRVPAGAVVIVLSPMLSDEVVTATVTLARSGITVVVVDTLPGGRPGRPDSPPDPAGPPAATAAGTLDIDLLDAPGDRRRRLAWRMRMVERDLLLGRVVRAGVPVVPWRGPGTLDTVLRGLRRRARSPRLVSR; via the coding sequence GTGTCGCTGCAGGATCTCCAGGTCTCCGCAGGCTGGCGGCCCACCGCGGCGCTGTCCCGCGCCGCGGTGCTCTCCGCGGTGCTCGCCGTCGCGGCGGTGCTGCTCGGGCGGCCCGACCTGCTGGTCCTGGGCGTGCCGTTCCTGGTGCACGCGGCGGTGGTCGTCGTACGGCGGCCCGCCGGCTCGCCCGCGGTGGAGAGCCGGCTGGCGCACACCGCGGTCCGCGAGGGCGAGGCGACCGCCGTCTCGGCGCACCTCACCGGCTGCGAGGACGCCGAGCACGCCCTGGTGGCGGTGCAGGCGGACGCTTACCAGGCGACCCGCCCCGGCCACGGCGTGGTCGGCGCCGCGCTTGCCGCGGACCAGCCCGAGGTGACCCTCGCCGTCCCGGTCGCCTCGCAGCGTTGGGGGCGCCGGACGGCCGGGGAGGGCCTGGTGGCCGCGACCGGGCCGTGGGCGGGTCGCCGCTGGGGGCCGCACCCGCTGCGCCCGATGATGCTGACCACGCTGCCGGTGCCCGGCGTCTTCGACAGCCGGGCGCCCAGCCCGCACCCGATCGGCCTGGTCGGCACCCACCAGGCACGGCGGCCGGGGCAGGGCGGCGAGCTGGCCGACATCCGTCCGTTCCAGCCCGGCGACCGGCTCCGCCGGATCCACTGGCGGCAGTCGCTGCGGACCGGTTCGCTGCACGTGACCGGCACGATCGCGGAGGAGGACAGCAGCGTGCTGCTGCTCGTCGACGCGCTGACCGAGGTGGGACGCAGCGGCGGCACGAGCGGCGCGGCCAGCACCCTCGACGTCGCGGTCCGGGCCGCCGGGGCGCTGGCCGAGCACTACCTGCACCAGGGGGACCGGGTGGGGATGCGGGTGCTCGGGGAGAACGAGCGCAGCACCGTGCCGGTCAGCGGCGGCCGGCGGCACCTGCGGCGGATCCTGGACACCCTGGCCCGGGTGGTGCCAGGGCAGCAGCAGCGCTTCGACGCCGGCCGGCTCCGGCTGCGGGTGCCCGCCGGCGCGGTGGTGATCGTGCTCTCGCCGATGCTCTCCGACGAGGTGGTGACCGCGACCGTGACCCTGGCCCGCAGCGGGATCACCGTCGTCGTGGTGGACACGCTGCCGGGCGGTCGGCCCGGCCGGCCGGACAGTCCGCCGGATCCGGCCGGACCGCCCGCAGCGACGGCCGCGGGCACCCTGGACATCGACCTGCTGGACGCGCCCGGGGACCGGCGCCGACGGCTGGCGTGGCGGATGCGGATGGTCGAGCGGGACCTGCTGCTCGGCCGCGTCGTCCGGGCGGGGGTGCCGGTCGTGCCGTGGCGCGGGCCCGGCACGCTCGACACCGTGCTGCGCGGCCTGCGCCGCCGTGCCCGCAGCCCGCGGCTGGTGTCGCGATGA
- a CDS encoding UvrD-helicase domain-containing protein has translation MDEEYVEAVLSLVEQIPSGRVTTYGTLAEAVGVGGPRLVGRVMSTYGGPVPWWRVVRADGGLPLCHDGVALAHHRGEGTPLKPSGRVDLERAMWWPPAPGRPRTVGARWWDRSVTTYHLRFPSAGRTRAPELDEFQRAVVDHAGGPLLVLAGPGTGKTTTLVEAIVDRIEHRGASPDSVLALTFSRKAAEQLRDRVTARLGRTMATTLSSTFHSFAYGLVRRYSPAEVYAAPLRLLTAPEQDVILQRLLTDEAESVRWPDSLSAALRTRGFAREVQAVLARAQEKGLGSVGLHRLGVSEHRPELVAAAMLMDQYVDVVDTDNLIDYPGLIAEAVGLVTGPDHPEVREDLRRQFSHVFVDEYQDTDPSQVALLQALAGDGRNLVAVGDPDQSIYAFRGAEVRGILDFPDQFRHRDGRPADVTALQVTRRFGSRLLRASRCVVSANHSRGAIDREVFDAFRAPTPTDNEFGPGRVEVRTFDTARAETEHIADLLRRAHLEDGVPWSDMAVLVRSGRSTIPPLRRSLGAAGVPVEVASDDTPLVREPAVLPLLDALRAVIDLENDDPESTHYLGPDRAEAMLVSPLAGLDAGDVRALARQLRTREVEAAVAEDRSPHPSPGCCATPCWTRPGSQAWPGAASPGPWRSPRCCGPPGSVSTPAAPPRRCSGCCGRAPSGRSGSAGPSTRAAPAPGWPTATSTPCARCSRSRPRPRSSAGTPASRSSSTR, from the coding sequence GTGGACGAGGAGTACGTCGAGGCGGTGCTGTCGCTCGTGGAGCAGATCCCGAGCGGCCGGGTGACGACGTACGGCACCCTCGCCGAGGCGGTGGGCGTCGGCGGCCCCCGGCTGGTGGGGCGGGTGATGTCGACGTACGGCGGGCCGGTGCCGTGGTGGCGGGTGGTCCGCGCCGACGGCGGCCTGCCGCTGTGCCACGACGGGGTCGCCCTCGCGCACCACCGCGGCGAGGGCACGCCGCTGAAGCCGTCCGGCCGGGTCGACCTGGAGCGGGCGATGTGGTGGCCCCCGGCGCCGGGACGCCCCCGGACTGTCGGTGCCCGATGGTGGGATCGCTCCGTGACGACGTACCACCTGCGCTTTCCCTCGGCCGGCCGCACCCGCGCGCCGGAGCTCGACGAGTTCCAGCGCGCCGTGGTGGACCACGCCGGCGGCCCGCTGCTGGTGCTGGCCGGTCCTGGGACCGGCAAGACCACGACGCTGGTGGAGGCGATCGTCGACCGGATCGAGCACCGCGGGGCCTCGCCCGACTCGGTGCTGGCGCTCACCTTCAGCCGCAAGGCCGCCGAGCAGCTGCGTGACCGGGTCACGGCCCGCCTCGGTCGGACGATGGCGACCACGTTGAGCTCGACGTTCCACTCCTTCGCCTATGGCCTGGTCCGCCGCTACTCCCCGGCCGAGGTCTACGCCGCACCGCTGCGGCTGCTCACCGCCCCCGAGCAGGACGTGATCCTGCAACGGCTGCTCACCGACGAGGCCGAGTCGGTCCGCTGGCCCGACTCGCTCTCCGCGGCGCTGCGCACCCGCGGGTTCGCCCGCGAGGTGCAGGCGGTGCTGGCCCGCGCGCAGGAGAAGGGGCTCGGCTCCGTCGGCCTGCACCGGCTCGGGGTCAGCGAGCACCGCCCCGAGCTGGTCGCCGCGGCGATGCTGATGGACCAGTACGTCGACGTGGTGGACACCGACAACCTCATCGACTACCCGGGGCTGATCGCCGAGGCGGTCGGCCTGGTCACCGGCCCCGACCACCCCGAGGTCCGTGAGGACCTGCGCCGGCAGTTCTCCCACGTTTTCGTCGACGAGTACCAAGACACCGACCCCAGCCAGGTCGCGCTGCTGCAGGCCCTGGCCGGTGACGGTCGCAACCTGGTGGCGGTGGGCGACCCGGACCAGTCGATCTACGCGTTCCGCGGCGCCGAGGTGCGCGGGATCCTCGACTTCCCCGACCAGTTCCGGCACCGCGACGGCCGCCCCGCCGACGTCACGGCGCTCCAGGTGACCCGCCGGTTCGGTTCGCGGCTGCTGCGCGCTTCGCGCTGCGTGGTCTCGGCCAACCACTCCCGCGGGGCGATCGACCGCGAGGTCTTCGACGCCTTCCGGGCGCCCACGCCGACCGACAACGAGTTCGGTCCGGGACGGGTGGAGGTGCGCACCTTCGACACCGCCCGGGCCGAGACCGAGCACATCGCCGACCTGCTGCGCCGGGCCCACCTCGAGGACGGCGTGCCGTGGTCGGACATGGCGGTGCTGGTCCGCTCCGGCCGCTCCACCATCCCGCCGCTGCGCCGCTCCCTCGGCGCGGCCGGCGTCCCGGTGGAGGTGGCCAGCGACGACACCCCGCTGGTGCGGGAGCCGGCGGTGCTGCCGCTGCTCGACGCGCTGCGGGCGGTGATCGACCTCGAGAACGACGACCCGGAGAGCACGCACTACCTCGGGCCGGACCGCGCCGAGGCGATGCTGGTCTCGCCGCTGGCCGGGCTGGACGCGGGCGACGTCCGGGCGCTGGCCCGTCAGCTGCGGACCCGCGAGGTGGAGGCGGCCGTCGCGGAGGACCGGTCCCCGCACCCGTCCCCCGGCTGCTGCGCGACGCCCTGCTGGACCCGGCCCGGCTCGCAGGCCTGGCCGGGCGCGGCATCACCCGGGCCGTGGCGCTCGCCTCGCTGCTGCGGGCCGCCCGGGAGCGTCTCGACGCCGGCGGCACCGCCGAGGAGGTGCTCTGGGTGCTGTGGGCGGGCACCGAGTGGCCGCAGCGGCTCCGCCGGACCGTCGACGCGGGCGGCCCCGGCGCCGGGCTGGCCCACCGCGACCTCGACGCCCTGTGCGCGCTGTTCGAGGTCGCGGCCAAGGCCGAGGAGCAGCGCGGGCACACCAGCGTCGCGGTCTTCCTCGACACGCTGA
- a CDS encoding PD-(D/E)XK nuclease family protein: MFEVAAKAEEQRGHTSVAVFLDTLTAQEIPADTLAERGVRGDSVRLLTAHRSKGLEWRFVVVAHIQEEGWPDLRRRSTLLQADRIGPDGLLPPVTARTLIAEERRLFYVACTRPRQRLLVTAVASPDEDGEQPSRFLDELGVDRTHSQGRPARPMSLAGLVAELRRTVADPATSPALRDVAAARLARLAAAEDRGRALVPQADPAQWWGTRARSRALVPIRPAEEPVRLSASALEALLTCPAKWFLEREAGGATATSASQGFGMVVHALADRVVKGDLAGSVPDLMAHVDKVWGQIPFRTPWSASRERAEIEQALTRFVQWHGRPGARTVLATEQELRAEVTLPDGQQVVLSGYADRLELDEAGRVVVIDLKTTKYPPTDKDLPANPQLGLYQHAVRHGAVDELLGGPGEPGGAELVQLRKSVRGSVKVQTQPPQEPGEDGSIPVERQLMEAVASVRSESFEARAGDHCTRCAFQSICPVKGAGTVLS, translated from the coding sequence CTGTTCGAGGTCGCGGCCAAGGCCGAGGAGCAGCGCGGGCACACCAGCGTCGCGGTCTTCCTCGACACGCTGACCGCCCAGGAGATCCCGGCCGACACGCTCGCCGAGCGGGGGGTCCGCGGCGACTCGGTGCGGCTGCTGACCGCGCACCGCTCCAAGGGCCTCGAATGGCGGTTCGTGGTGGTGGCCCACATCCAGGAGGAGGGCTGGCCCGACCTGCGTCGCCGCTCCACGTTGCTCCAGGCCGACCGGATCGGCCCCGACGGGCTGCTGCCGCCGGTGACGGCCCGGACGCTGATCGCCGAGGAGCGCCGGCTGTTCTACGTCGCCTGCACCCGGCCGCGCCAGCGGCTGCTGGTCACCGCGGTGGCCTCGCCCGACGAGGACGGCGAGCAGCCCTCGCGGTTCCTCGACGAGCTCGGTGTGGACCGGACCCACAGCCAGGGCCGCCCCGCCCGGCCGATGTCGCTGGCCGGGCTGGTCGCCGAGCTGCGCCGCACCGTCGCCGACCCGGCCACCAGCCCGGCGCTGCGCGACGTCGCCGCGGCAAGGCTGGCCCGGCTCGCGGCGGCCGAGGACCGCGGCCGTGCCCTGGTGCCGCAGGCCGACCCCGCGCAGTGGTGGGGCACGCGGGCCCGGAGCCGGGCGCTGGTCCCGATCCGTCCGGCCGAGGAGCCGGTGCGGCTCTCGGCCAGCGCCCTGGAGGCGCTGCTGACCTGCCCGGCCAAGTGGTTCCTCGAGCGCGAGGCGGGCGGTGCCACCGCGACCTCGGCGTCGCAGGGTTTCGGCATGGTCGTGCACGCGCTCGCCGACCGGGTGGTCAAGGGCGACCTCGCCGGCTCGGTGCCCGACCTGATGGCGCACGTCGACAAGGTCTGGGGGCAGATCCCGTTCCGGACCCCGTGGTCGGCCTCCCGGGAGCGGGCCGAGATCGAGCAGGCGCTCACCCGGTTCGTCCAGTGGCACGGCCGTCCGGGGGCCCGCACGGTGCTGGCCACCGAGCAGGAGCTGCGGGCGGAGGTCACGCTGCCCGACGGGCAGCAGGTGGTGCTGAGCGGCTACGCCGACCGGCTCGAGCTCGACGAGGCGGGGCGCGTCGTGGTGATCGACCTCAAGACCACCAAGTACCCACCCACCGACAAGGACCTGCCGGCGAACCCCCAGCTCGGTCTCTACCAGCACGCGGTCCGGCACGGCGCGGTCGACGAGCTGCTCGGCGGTCCCGGCGAGCCCGGTGGCGCCGAGCTGGTGCAGCTGCGCAAGAGCGTGCGCGGCAGCGTCAAGGTGCAGACCCAGCCGCCGCAGGAGCCCGGTGAGGACGGCAGCATCCCGGTCGAGCGGCAGCTGATGGAGGCGGTCGCCTCCGTGCGCTCGGAGTCCTTCGAGGCCCGCGCCGGCGACCACTGCACCCGCTGCGCCTTCCAGTCGATCTGCCCGGTCAAGGGCGCCGGGACGGTGCTGTCGTGA
- a CDS encoding ATP-dependent DNA helicase, with protein MSAVVRTPAQLQQLMRAPYPPSDEQFAAITAPLEPAVVIAGAGSGKTTVMAARVVYLVATGQVTPDQVLGLTFTTKAASELATRVRTALRDAGILRPPGPRDPRDPGGPGEPEEPEEPTVATYNAYAAALLTEHGLRIGHEPDTRVIADASRYQLAARAIARYTKPVELLSDHPETVIGYVLALEGAMSEHLVGIEQVRELQRTERALFVEALATSRAKKKLTDVLNAIDRREELLGLVAAYRRLKRDLGLMDFSDQIALGARLAVERAEVGVAERDKFRVVLLDEYQDTSVAQATMLSRLFSGPDPESGRGHPVTAVGDPNQAIYGWRGASVSNILNYGDDFPTVTGSTEVPSYPLTINRRSEQRILGVANRLAGPLYAAFPQVQPLRPSPTAGDGQVRAVVHESYPEELAWLPGQVVKAHANLAEPAWSSIGVLVRDNAHAADVFDALTREAIPVEIVGLQGLLRLPEVAEVVATLTLLHDLTANAAVLTLLTGPRWSVGPRDLALLGRRAAHLSGPSGRAGRDLDRDVATELAAAVGGSDPTEVVSLSDALDDPGTGERWSYSPEARERFGLLAGELRHLRSYASEPLLDLVRRIVDTTGIDVELASSVSPAAQARRENLDLFVKAVADFQAVDGAVTLPALLAYLQTEDDLGNGLDVATPTEADSVKLLTVHRAKGLEWDTVFLVGVVDGKFPTTRGRPKWTSGPAVLPTALRGDARDLPVLAGHTSADLDAVAEEWKRHEAREELRLGYVAFTRAKRVLVVSSYLWGPTQQKPLGPSPYQVVVRECLEEWGGAAEQWLPMPEDGATNPVRAGGEPAPWPVPEHTAEVRRRLEAAARVRTAMARLEAGEPQLDEGLDVLEAARVAQWDDETERLLEEARRARAADIEVPLPSSLSATALSALRRDPDAFATTLARPMPRQPSPSARFGTRFHAWVEARFGQQLLLDPDELPGRADAGIEDDADLQELIARFEAGPFADRVPAEIEPPFALVLAGQVVRGRIDAVYREPDDDGGERWLVVDWKTNRQQTADPLQLAIYRLAWAELRGIAADRVRAGFYYVRSGELVEHDGLEGRAELEQILVGGG; from the coding sequence GTGAGCGCCGTCGTCCGCACTCCCGCGCAGCTGCAGCAGCTGATGCGGGCGCCGTACCCACCCAGCGACGAGCAGTTCGCGGCGATCACGGCGCCGCTCGAGCCGGCCGTGGTGATCGCCGGCGCCGGGTCGGGCAAGACGACGGTGATGGCCGCCCGGGTGGTCTACCTGGTCGCGACCGGCCAGGTCACCCCGGACCAGGTGCTTGGCCTGACCTTCACCACCAAGGCCGCCAGCGAGCTGGCGACCCGGGTGCGCACCGCCCTGCGCGACGCCGGCATCCTGCGACCGCCGGGCCCCCGCGACCCGCGCGATCCTGGCGGCCCCGGGGAGCCGGAGGAGCCCGAGGAGCCGACGGTCGCCACCTACAACGCGTACGCCGCCGCGCTGCTCACCGAGCACGGCCTGCGGATCGGCCACGAGCCGGACACCCGCGTCATCGCCGACGCCTCCCGCTACCAGCTCGCCGCCCGTGCGATCGCCCGCTACACCAAGCCGGTCGAGCTGCTCAGCGACCACCCCGAGACGGTGATCGGCTACGTCCTCGCCCTCGAGGGGGCGATGAGCGAGCACCTGGTCGGCATCGAGCAGGTCCGCGAGCTGCAGCGCACCGAGCGCGCCCTGTTCGTCGAGGCGCTGGCCACGTCGCGGGCCAAGAAGAAGCTCACCGACGTGCTCAACGCGATAGACCGGCGCGAGGAGCTGCTGGGTCTGGTGGCGGCGTACCGCCGGCTCAAGCGCGACCTCGGGCTGATGGACTTCTCCGACCAGATCGCCCTCGGGGCCAGGCTGGCGGTGGAGCGGGCCGAGGTCGGCGTCGCCGAGCGCGACAAGTTCCGGGTGGTGCTCCTCGACGAGTACCAAGACACCTCGGTCGCTCAGGCCACCATGCTGAGCCGGCTGTTCTCCGGGCCCGACCCGGAGTCCGGCCGCGGGCACCCGGTGACCGCGGTGGGCGACCCCAACCAGGCGATCTATGGGTGGCGGGGCGCCTCGGTGTCGAACATCCTCAACTACGGCGACGACTTCCCGACCGTGACCGGCTCGACGGAGGTGCCGAGCTACCCGCTCACCATCAACCGCCGCTCCGAGCAGCGGATCCTCGGGGTCGCCAACCGGCTCGCCGGGCCGCTCTACGCCGCGTTCCCCCAGGTGCAGCCGCTGCGGCCGTCCCCGACGGCCGGCGACGGTCAGGTCCGGGCGGTCGTGCACGAGAGCTATCCCGAGGAGCTCGCCTGGCTGCCCGGCCAGGTCGTCAAGGCCCACGCCAACCTTGCCGAGCCGGCCTGGTCGAGCATCGGGGTGCTGGTGCGCGACAACGCGCACGCGGCCGACGTCTTCGACGCGCTCACCCGCGAGGCGATCCCGGTCGAGATCGTCGGCCTCCAGGGGCTGCTGCGGCTGCCGGAGGTGGCCGAGGTGGTCGCGACGCTGACCCTGCTGCACGACCTGACCGCCAACGCCGCGGTGCTCACCCTGCTCACCGGCCCGCGCTGGAGCGTCGGCCCGCGTGACCTGGCGCTGCTGGGGCGGCGGGCGGCGCACCTGTCCGGGCCGTCCGGCCGGGCCGGTCGCGACCTCGACCGCGACGTCGCCACCGAGCTCGCCGCCGCCGTCGGCGGCTCTGACCCCACCGAGGTGGTCTCCCTCAGCGACGCGCTCGACGACCCCGGCACGGGCGAGCGCTGGAGCTACTCACCGGAGGCGCGGGAGCGGTTCGGGCTGCTCGCCGGCGAGCTGCGGCACCTGCGCAGCTACGCCTCCGAGCCGCTGCTCGACCTGGTCCGCCGGATCGTCGACACCACCGGCATCGACGTCGAGCTGGCCTCGTCGGTGAGCCCCGCGGCGCAGGCCCGGCGGGAGAACCTCGACCTGTTCGTCAAGGCGGTCGCGGACTTCCAGGCGGTCGACGGCGCGGTCACGCTGCCGGCACTGCTGGCCTACCTGCAGACCGAGGACGACCTCGGCAACGGCCTCGACGTCGCCACGCCGACCGAGGCCGACTCGGTGAAGCTGCTGACCGTGCACCGCGCCAAGGGCCTGGAGTGGGACACCGTGTTCCTGGTCGGTGTCGTCGACGGCAAGTTCCCCACCACCCGGGGCCGGCCCAAGTGGACCTCCGGACCGGCGGTGCTGCCGACCGCGCTGCGCGGCGACGCCCGCGACCTGCCGGTGCTGGCCGGTCACACCTCGGCCGACCTCGACGCGGTCGCCGAGGAGTGGAAGCGGCACGAGGCGCGCGAGGAGCTGCGGCTCGGCTACGTCGCCTTCACCCGGGCCAAGCGGGTGCTCGTGGTCTCCTCCTACCTGTGGGGGCCGACCCAGCAGAAGCCGCTGGGCCCCTCGCCCTACCAGGTCGTGGTCCGAGAGTGCCTCGAAGAGTGGGGCGGGGCGGCGGAGCAGTGGCTGCCGATGCCCGAGGACGGCGCCACCAACCCGGTTCGCGCCGGCGGGGAGCCGGCGCCCTGGCCGGTCCCCGAGCACACCGCCGAGGTGCGCCGCCGCCTCGAGGCGGCGGCCCGGGTGCGGACGGCGATGGCCCGGCTGGAGGCAGGGGAGCCGCAGCTCGACGAGGGACTCGACGTGCTCGAGGCCGCCCGCGTCGCGCAGTGGGACGACGAGACGGAGCGGCTGCTCGAGGAGGCCCGTCGGGCCCGGGCTGCCGACATCGAGGTGCCGCTGCCCTCCAGCCTGTCCGCGACCGCGCTCTCCGCGCTGCGCCGGGACCCCGACGCGTTCGCGACGACCCTGGCCCGGCCGATGCCCCGGCAACCGTCCCCGTCGGCGCGTTTCGGCACCCGGTTCCACGCCTGGGTGGAGGCCCGGTTCGGACAGCAGCTGCTGCTCGACCCCGACGAGCTTCCGGGCCGCGCCGACGCCGGGATCGAGGACGACGCCGACCTGCAGGAGCTGATCGCCCGGTTCGAGGCCGGCCCGTTCGCCGACCGGGTGCCCGCCGAGATCGAGCCGCCGTTCGCGCTGGTGCTCGCCGGCCAGGTGGTCCGCGGCCGCATCGACGCGGTCTACCGCGAGCCGGACGACGACGGCGGCGAACGCTGGCTGGTCGTGGACTGGAAGACCAACCGGCAGCAGACCGCCGACCCGCTGCAGCTCGCGATCTACCGCCTCGCCTGGGCGGAGCTGCGCGGCATCGCCGCCGACCGGGTCCGGGCCGGCTTCTACTACGTGCGGTCCGGTGAGCTGGTGGAGCACGACGGGTTGGAGGGCCGCGCGGAGCTGGAGCAGATCCTCGTCGGCGGCGGCTAG
- the deoD gene encoding purine-nucleoside phosphorylase, with protein sequence MSTHISAAPGQIAPHVLMPGDPLRARWIAHTFLEDVECYSEVRGMLGFTGTWRGERVSVQGSGMGQPSMAIYLNELLREYGVRSVVRVGSCGALTEKVAVRDLVLASGACTDSSMNRIRFEGLDYAPVADFGLLRGAHDAALARGLGDRTHVGLIVSSDSFYSPRPDLTARLVDYGVLAVEMEASALYTLAAEHQAKALTVCTVSDHVITGEETTTQEREQTFGDMVEIALEAMLA encoded by the coding sequence GTGAGCACCCACATCAGCGCCGCCCCCGGTCAGATCGCTCCGCACGTCCTGATGCCCGGCGACCCGTTGCGGGCCCGCTGGATCGCCCACACCTTCCTCGAGGACGTCGAGTGCTACTCCGAGGTCCGCGGCATGCTGGGCTTCACCGGCACCTGGCGCGGCGAGCGGGTGTCGGTGCAGGGCTCGGGCATGGGCCAGCCGTCGATGGCGATCTACCTCAACGAGCTGCTCCGGGAGTACGGCGTCCGCTCGGTCGTCCGGGTCGGCTCGTGCGGCGCGCTGACCGAGAAGGTCGCCGTCCGGGACCTGGTGCTCGCCTCGGGCGCCTGCACCGACTCCTCGATGAACCGGATCCGCTTCGAGGGCCTCGACTACGCGCCGGTGGCCGACTTCGGGCTGCTCCGCGGGGCGCACGACGCCGCGCTGGCCCGCGGTCTCGGCGACCGGACCCACGTCGGGCTGATCGTCTCCAGCGACTCGTTCTACAGCCCGCGACCCGACCTGACGGCGCGGCTGGTCGACTACGGCGTGCTCGCGGTCGAGATGGAGGCCAGTGCGCTCTACACCCTCGCAGCCGAGCACCAGGCGAAGGCGCTGACCGTGTGCACGGTCTCCGACCACGTGATCACCGGCGAGGAGACCACCACCCAGGAGCGGGAGCAGACGTTCGGGGACATGGTGGAGATCGCCCTCGAGGCCATGCTGGCCTAG
- the nudC gene encoding NAD(+) diphosphatase, protein MTPHRAEMLTNYPHQAPIALSVHAHNRVAGRRTDQAWLEQVWADPGTRVLVLHDAALVVPDGADEPHWVSPADAPAGQRVLLGEYGDQVRFAVLAAEPPAGTRTEPLRAFVHTLDADEAALTLHAVALAEWHGSHRFCPRCGGAVTVSEAGHVLVCDSCGRSQFPRTDPAVIMLVTDGEDRCLLGRQERWPEGRYSTLAGFVEPGESLEQAVAREVEEEVGVVVEAVDYFGNQPWPFPASLMVGFFASAATTDINVDGAEISDARWFTREEMRAEAEAGTLLLPGGISISRSLVETWYGGTLPGQW, encoded by the coding sequence GTGACGCCGCACCGCGCCGAGATGCTGACCAACTACCCGCACCAGGCACCGATCGCCCTGTCGGTGCACGCGCACAACCGGGTCGCCGGACGCCGCACCGACCAGGCCTGGCTGGAGCAGGTGTGGGCCGACCCGGGCACCCGGGTCCTGGTGCTGCACGACGCGGCACTGGTGGTGCCCGACGGCGCGGACGAGCCGCACTGGGTGTCGCCGGCCGACGCCCCGGCCGGGCAGCGGGTGCTGCTCGGGGAGTACGGCGACCAGGTCCGGTTCGCGGTGCTCGCCGCTGAGCCGCCGGCCGGGACGCGCACCGAGCCGCTGCGCGCGTTCGTGCACACCCTGGACGCCGACGAGGCCGCGCTGACGCTGCACGCGGTGGCGCTCGCCGAGTGGCACGGCTCGCACCGGTTCTGCCCACGCTGCGGCGGTGCGGTCACGGTCAGCGAGGCCGGTCACGTGCTGGTCTGCGACTCGTGCGGACGCTCACAGTTCCCCCGCACCGACCCGGCGGTGATCATGCTGGTCACCGACGGCGAGGACCGCTGCCTGCTCGGCCGCCAGGAACGCTGGCCCGAGGGCCGCTACTCCACGCTCGCCGGCTTCGTCGAGCCGGGGGAGTCCCTCGAGCAGGCGGTGGCCCGCGAGGTGGAGGAGGAGGTCGGCGTCGTCGTGGAGGCGGTCGACTACTTCGGCAACCAGCCGTGGCCGTTCCCGGCCAGCCTGATGGTGGGCTTCTTCGCCAGCGCCGCGACGACCGACATCAACGTCGACGGCGCCGAGATCAGCGACGCCCGGTGGTTCACCCGCGAGGAGATGCGCGCCGAGGCGGAGGCGGGCACGCTGCTGCTGCCCGGCGGCATCTCGATCTCGCGGTCCCTCGTCGAGACGTGGTACGGCGGGACCCTGCCCGGCCAGTGGTGA